One region of Etheostoma cragini isolate CJK2018 chromosome 16, CSU_Ecrag_1.0, whole genome shotgun sequence genomic DNA includes:
- the LOC117959747 gene encoding transcription factor 7-like 1-A: MPQLNGADGDDLGANDELIAFKDEGEQEEKRNVSSGRDLDDVKSSLVNESESSSDSEADRRPRTNPDAESRARQNYLFQEALRRQQDAGLFQHSPYVGYPFFMIPDLGNLCNPYLANGALPPSARTGAHVTINARGEDDVEPEAILEKVSKASGASFNFQRQTDTPYRDAPRGPVGSVYRKTNAVAEILQTQKDDFWVQTQVSVQIHQSMVGYDL, translated from the exons ATGCCGCAGCTAAACGGGGCAGACGGAGACGACTTGGGAGCGAACGATGAACTTATTGCGTTTAAAGACGAAGGGGAacaagaggaaaagaggaatgTGTCCTCTGGACGGGACCTGGACGACGTGAAGTCCTCTCTGGTCAACGAGTCCGAGTCCAGCTCAGACTCAGAG GCAGACAGACGCCCCAGGACCAATCCAGATGCGGAGAGCAGGGCCAGGCAGAATTATCTGTTTCAGGAAG CCCTGCGGAGGCAGCAGGACGCGGGTCTCTTCCAACACTCCCCCTACGTTGGCTATCCCTTCTTCATGATCCCGGACCTGGGGAACCTGTGCAACCCCTACCTCGCCAACGGAGCTCTCCCACCAAGTGCCAGGACG GGAGCCCATGTGACCATAAACGCCCGGGGAGAGGATGACGTAGAACCGGAGGCCATCTTGGAGAAAGTGTCCAAAGCGTCCGGAGCCAGCTTTAACttccagagacagacagacacaccgTACAGGGACGCTCCCAGGGGACCCGTG GGATCCGTGTATCGTAAAACCAACGCCGTGGCGGAGATCCTACAAACCCAAAAGGACGACTTCTGGGTCCAGACTCAGGTTTCTGTTCAGATTCATCAGAGTATGGTAGGGTATGATTTATGA
- the LOC117959753 gene encoding E3 ubiquitin-protein ligase MARCHF5-like — protein sequence MDTCVCVCVCVCVLSRHCWVCFATERDDLSAEWVSPCRCKGCTKWIHQACLQRWLDEKQKGNSGGAVSCPQCGTEYRITFPKMGPLVYFLQQVDRALSRASPFAAVGVVVGTVYWSAVTYGAVTVMQVVGHKKGLYVMERADPLFLLMGLPTIPVVLVLGKMFRWEDYLVRLWQRYCCKGKLQPGTHTHLSVRLTAAAAVLLWRTGGRRRDDRSAAAARREAAATRHSAD from the exons ATGGATAC gtgtgtgtgtgtgtgtgtgtgtgtgtgtgtgctgtccaGACACTGCTGGGTGTGTTTTGCCACGGAGCGAGACGACCTCAGTGCCGAGTGGGTGAGCCCCTGCAGGTGTAAGGGCTGCACCAAGTGGATCCACCAGGCCTGCCTGCAGCGCTGGCTGGACGAGAAGCAGAAAGGGAACAGCGGCGGAGCGGTCAGCTGTCCCCAGTGTGGCACCGAGTACCGCATCACCTTCCCCAAGATGG gcccGTTGGTGTATTTCCTGCAGCAGGTGGACCGAGCTCTTTCCCGGGCCAGTCCATTCGCAGCCGTGGGGGTGGTGGTCGGGACCGTGTACTGGTCCGCCGTCACATACGGAGCCGTGACCGTCATGCAG gtcgTGGGACATAAGAAGGGTCTGTATGTGATGGAGAGAGCCGACCCCCTCTTCCTGCTCATGGGGCTGCCCACCATCCCCGTGGTGCTGGTTCTGGGGAAGATGTTCCGCTGGGAGGATTACCTGGTCCGGCTCTGGCAGAGGTACTGCTGCAAGGGGAAGCTCCagccaggtacacacacaca CCTTTCAGTCCGCTTGACTGCCGCGGCGGCGGTGTTGTTGTGGCGGACGGGCGGACGGAGGCGGGACGACCGGTCAGCGGCAGCAGCACGGAGAGAAGCGGCGGCGACACGGCACAGTGCGGACTGA
- the LOC117959746 gene encoding drebrin-like protein: MEEKQARERDRRTKERAQQIEKEKVLQQQREEEEREREQQRQKQQETGNRKSGINSAASVQKANEAKSLISQRSFNPRDIFKQREQSFESNDRTSNERTSNERTSNDSPSPAATTTGKLQSPFLSQRSLEGETPLQPRLPPAGVPAYTMHRLSPVSPVSPVSPGPSHSWAPAVVPDYSVHRLSPVSPVSPVSPGPAGVPAVDDTEITFDPDDIITDIDMLDEGWWRGYGPGGDYGMFPANYVELL, translated from the exons atggaggagaagcAGGCGAGGGAACGGGACCGGAGAACGAAAGAGAGAGCTCAGCAGATCGAGAAGGAGAA AGTTctccagcagcagagagaagaagaagagcgagagcgagagcagCAGCGACAG AAgcagcaggaaacaggaaacaggaagtcgGGCATCAACTCTGCTGCGTCTGTGCAGAAAGCAAAT GAGGCCAAGTCGCTGATTTCCCAGAGGTCCTTTAACCCCAGAGACATATTCAAGCAGAGGGAGCAGAGCTTTGAGTCCAACGACAGGACGTCCAACGAGAGGACGTCCAACGAGAGGACGTCCAACGACAGCCCGTCCCCTGCAGCGACCACAACTG GGAAGCTGCAGAGTCCGTTTCTCTCTCAGAGATCCCTCGAGGGAGAAACTCCGCTGCAGCCTCGGCTTCCACCGGCTGGGGTCCCGGCCTACACCATGCACCGCCTGTCTCCTGTCTcacctgtctcacctgtctcACCTGGGCCGTCTCACTCATGGGCTCCGGCTGTGGTCCCGGACTACTCCGTGCACCGCCTGTCTCCTGTCTcacctgtctcacctgtctcACCTGGGCCGGCTGGGGTCCCTGCAG TGGATGACACCGAGATCACCTTTGACCCCGATGACATCATCACGGACATCGACATGCTGGACGAGGGCTGGTGGCGAGGGTACGGCCCGGGCGGGGACTACGGCATGTTCCCCGCCAACTACGTGGAGCTGCTCTAG
- the LOC117959751 gene encoding tripartite motif-containing protein 16-like → SASSIQIRPLRGFEDVTAAVSELRDQLQDVLREKWTTVSLTGTEVDVLLPQPEPKTRAGFLQYSSEITLDPNTANTYLVLSEGNRKATVMKQQQSYSSHPDRFTDWYQVLSKESLTGRCYWEVERSGGGRVSVAVTYKNISRAGGYMCGFGLNDKSWALYCNNNSYTFWSNDVQTPVSGPGSSRVGVYLDHSAGILSFYSVSETMTLLHRVQTTFTQPLYAGLRLDWFTRVSAELCILK, encoded by the coding sequence TCAGCATCCAGCATCCAGATCCGTCCTCTGAGGGGCTTTGAGGACGTGACAGCGGCCGTGTCAGAGCTCAGAGATCAACTACAGGACGTCCTGAGAGAGAAGTGGACAACCGTCTCACTGACAGGGACTGAAGTGGACGTTTTACTGCCTCAACCAGAGCCCAAGACCAGAGCTGGATTCTTACAATATTCAAGTGAAATCACACTGGAtccaaacacagcaaacacataTCTGGTATTATCTGAGGGGAACAGGAAAGCAACAGTAATGAAACAACAACAGTCTTATTCTAGTCACCCAGACAGATTCACTGACTGGTATCAGGTCCTGAGTAAAGAGAGTCTGACTGGACGTTGTTACTGGGAGGTGgagaggagtggaggagggagagttTCTGTAGCAGTCACATACAAGAACATCAGCAGAGCGGGGGGGTATATGTGTGGATTTGGACTAAATGACAAATCTTGGGCGTTATATtgtaacaacaacagttatACATTTTGGTCCAACGATGTCCAGACTCCCGTCTCAGGTCCTGGGTCCTCCAGAGTAGGAGTGTACCTGGATCACAGTGCAGGTATTCTGTCCTTCTACAGTGTCTCTGAAACCATGACTCTCCTCCACAGAGTCCAGACCACGTTCACTCAGCCCCTCTATGCTGGACTAAGGTTAGATTGGTTTACTAGAGTCTCTGCTGAGTTGTGTATATTGAAATAG
- the LOC117959748 gene encoding transcription factor 7-like 1-D encodes MSHLHPLLSYSPEAFSPQRASPGFSPDAGMSRTPCYPVSPGGMAQIPHPLGWLQGQAMYPIAGGFSPAALAMNASMSGLMSGNFSPRLVPTSQSSIPHPAIVPREVKQEPAGSSQPGSADVHQEKEDERKPHIKKPLNAFMLYMREERPKVVAQCKVKESATINQILGQRVSLSARLQTVACPTMGTLSKEDSHTSVFWERRCVSRKNVNMRERTSVELRYLTCYQRCKCEAQQQHPAHKDCTGVVCEDYLPFQWPLLDVPGRASIRDSATPTHLLRPGEDDQRCSPEAHDPSGGTAENYS; translated from the exons ATGAGCCACCTCCACCCGCTGCTGTCCTACAGCCCGGAGGCCTTCTCCCCCCAGAGAGCCTCGCCGGGCTTCTCTCCGGACGCAG GGATGTCGAGGACGCCCTGCTACCCGGTCTCTCCAGGAGGCATGGCTCAGATCCCGCACCCCCTCGGATGGCT GCAGGGACAGGCGATGTATCCCATCGCTGGAGGCTTCTCACCGGCCGCGCTGGCCATGAACGCGTCCATGTCGGG CCTGATGTCGGGGAACTTCTCTCCACGGTTGGTGCCGACCTCCCAGTCGTCCATCCCGCACCCGGCCATCGTCCCGCGGGAGGTGAAGCAGGAGCCTGCAGGCAGCAGCCAGCCAGG AAGCGCTGACGTCCATCAGGAGAAAGAAGACGAGAGGAAGCCGCACATCAAGAAGCCGCTGAACGCGTTCATGTTGTACATGAGGGAGGAGCGGCCCAAAGTGGTCGCGCAGTGCAAAGTTAAAGAGAGCGCCACCATCAACCAGATCCTGGGACAGAGGGTCAGTCTCtcagcgcgt ctgcagactgttgcaTGTCCCACTATGGGAACCCTTTCTAAAGAAGACAGCCACAC GAGTGTGTTTTGGGAGCGTAGGTGTGTCAGCAGAAAGAATGTAAACATGAGGGAGAGGACCAGCGTTGAACTGCGTTATCTCACCTGTTATCAGAGGTGCAAATGTGAGGCTCAGCAGCAACATCCTGCACACAAAGACTGCACCGGTGTCGTGTGTGAAGAT TACCTGCCGTTTCAGTGGCCTCTGCTCGACGTCCCGGGACGAGCATCAATCAGAGACTCTGCTACTCCGACGCACctg ctcagacCAGGAGAAgatgatcagagatgcagcccAGAGGCCCATGATCCCTCTGGAGGAactgcagagaactacagctga
- the actr1 gene encoding actin related protein 1, centractin: MESYDILANQPVVIDNGSGVIKAGFAGDQIPKYCFPNYVGRPKHVRVMAGALEGDLFIGPKAEEHRGLLSVRYPMEHGIVKDWNDMERIWQYVYSKEQLQTFSEEHPVLLTEAPLNPSKNREKAAEVFFETFNVPALFISMQAVLSLYATGRTTGVVLDSGDGVTHVVPIYEGFAIPHSIMRVDIAGRDVSRYLRLLLRKEGYNFNTSAEFEVVRTVKERACYLSLNPQKDETLETEKAQYVLPDGSTLNIGPARFRAPELLFRPDLIGDESSGIHEVLAYAIQKSDMDLRRTLYSTIVLCGGSTLIKGFGERLLTEVKKLAPKDVKIKVGSCRRAVCHGQVSSRVGSQNPVL; the protein is encoded by the exons ATGGAGTCCTATGACATTTTAGCTAACCAGCCCGTTGTGATTGATAAC GGCTCGGGGGTCATCAAAGCTGGTTTTGCCGGTGACCAGATCCCCAAATACTGTTTCCCTAACTA tgtgggGCGTCCCAAGCATGTGCGCGTGATGGCCGGAGCCCTGGAGGGGGACCTCTTCATCGGACCCAAGGCAGAG GAGCACCGGGGCTTGTTGTCGGTGCGGTACCCCATGGAGCACGGCATCGTGAAGGACTGGAACGACATGGAGAGGATCTGGCAGTACGTGTACTCCAAGGAGCAGCTGCAGACCTTCTCCGAGGAG CATCCTGTGCTGCTGACCGAAGCTCCTCTCAACCCCAGCAAGAACCGAGAGAAGGCCGCGGAGGTCTTCTTTGAGACCTTCAACGTTCCCGCCCTCTTCATCTCCATGCAGGCCGTCCTCAGCTT GTACGCCACGGGCCGGACCACCGGTGTGGTGTTGGACTCGGGCGACGGCGTGACCCACGTGGTGCCCATCTACGAGGGCTTCGCCATCCCGCACTCCATCATGCGCGTGGACATCGCCGGGCGGGACGTGTCGCGGTACCTGCGCCTGCTGCTGCGCAAGGAAGGCTACAACTTCAACACCTCGGCCGAGTTCGAGGTCGTCCGCACCGTCAAAGAG AGAGCCTGTTATCTGTCTCTCAACCCACAAAAAGACGAGACTTTAGAAACAGAGAAGGCTCAGTACGTTCTCCCGGATGGAAGCACTTTAAAT ATCGGGCCGGCCAGGTTCCGGGCTCCAGAGCTGCTGTTCAGACCAGACCTGATCGGGGACGAGAGCTCGGGGATCCACGAGGTCCTGGCCTACGCCATCCAGAAGTCCGACATGGACCTCCGGCGCACGCTCTACTCCACCATCGTGTTGTGTGGCGGCTCCACCCTCATCAAAG GTTTTGGGGAACGACTACTAACTGAAGTCAAGAAGCTCGCACCCAAAGACGTAAAGATCAAGGTGGGTTCATGTCGTCGGGCTGTGTGCCATGGCCAAGTGTCCTCTAGGGTCGGGTCCCAAAACCCTGTCCTCTAG